One genomic window of Tachypleus tridentatus isolate NWPU-2018 chromosome 12, ASM421037v1, whole genome shotgun sequence includes the following:
- the LOC143235205 gene encoding transmembrane 7 superfamily member 3-like, which translates to MLVSVIYLAISLRVTVAQTQTDESPVHVSPLKIPVATNSITTSVSILANSVLPIVAAGIPSRIKFLIIQCHSQKYNITLAYHPVITPSTEAVYGTNIGLVGLLQPLVTEFYVWLFNYNMVNFTGLVNIVPYDTNVPIPGGCNMEFPVEISPFLRVYYDYINTRVEFQHARLPSSRGKPRVSCDTSIMFLSYQLYVYFLGENDYSEKTYFDGITAVTNITSIKKHASLVQPFGQKPTTRALFLSYPGQGVIYTLIVKYQKNDITYEAAYVPASTYGCSFLSEVDGCGQLSQPFAKIFAVILAAVGLFICMRGHRSFKTGEAIVSCI; encoded by the exons ATGTTGGTCAGTGTTATATATCTTGCCATTTCTTTGAGGGTCACAGTGGCACAGACACAGACAG atgaATCACCTGTTCATGTCTCTCCACTGAAGATTCCTGTGGCTACCAATAGCATTACAACTAGTGTGTCCATTCTAGCAAACAGTGTACTCCCTATTGTAGCTGCAGGCATTCCTTCCAGAATCAAATTCCTAATAATACAATGTCATTCCCAGAAATATAACATAACCTTGGCCTATCATCCAGTTATCACTCCGTCAACTGAAGCAGTGTATGGAACTAATATAGGGCTTGTTGGATTGCTGCAGCCTCTGGTGACAGAATTCTATGTTTGGCTGTTTAACTACAACATGGTGAACTTCACAGGTTTAGTTAATATAGTACCATATGATACAAATG tGCCTATACCTGGCGGCTGTAACATGGAGTTTCCTGTAGAGATATCACCATTTCTACGTGTATACTATGATTACATTAACACAAGGGTAGAGTTTCAACACGCCAGACTTCCCAGTTCTCGAGGCAAGCCTCGTGTCTCTTGTGATACCAGCATCATGTTTCTTTCATACCAGCTCTATGTTTATTTTCTTGGTGAGAATGACTACAGTGAAAAGACTTATTTTGATGGGATTACAGCTGTCACCAATATAACCAGCATCAAGAAACATGCTTCTTTG GTTCAACCTTTCGGTCAGAAACCCACGACAAGAGCCCTCTTCCTGTCTTACCCAGGACAGGGAGTGATATACACCTTGATTGTTAAATACCAAAAGAACGACATCACGTACGAAGCTGCTTACGTTCCAGCTTCAACATACGGCTGTAGCTTTCTTTCAGAAGTCGATGGATGTGGACAATTAA GTCAACCATTTGCAAAGATTTTTGCAGTTATTTTAGCTGCTGTTGGATTGTTCATCTGCATGAGAGGTCACCGTTCTTTTAAAACAGGTGAAGCTATTGTTTCATGTatctaa